One window of the Amblyraja radiata isolate CabotCenter1 chromosome 41, sAmbRad1.1.pri, whole genome shotgun sequence genome contains the following:
- the LOC116967891 gene encoding THAP domain-containing protein 5-like isoform X5: MPKNCAVRECTRHAGQLAADNRRISFYKFPSNDKERLAQWLSNMKREKWVPSQYQYICSEHFTPESFEWRWGTRYLKAGAKPTIFSFPEQPTQKRKAVARSNGNKRQKKRLEAQTNEEEPLQQEQTVPVQSPDSKALTVLTMSSESTCLTEVTASASIIEFDKVVMSSVDPCDKCISETITPSTTALSNEVVNSFNPLQMNKDGPSHTLLEEQSVLPFENVAAIETVQLASTLASIETEGITAIMPSVKTLQFTPMQTCDDSESELTLIEIVLPEQDQQNVETLSAIQQNPPTPELSTIVTSAFKNVTALAVDSTSQVLSPTNLSSQTSQLLTAAAEPLKAVSTFQTEVTLPSTLIMPIISTPPVDQNHTATPPAPVIAAAETVLTTQSDTQEVQDEHSYHKNDLTIEQLEEIVATLQKKVKVIQQRERRNSARLKAMENLVDQLKKENVISEEKLKIMEMAEV, translated from the exons GTTTCCATCGAATGACAAAGAAAGACTCGCGCAATGGCTTTCAAATATGAAAAGGGAGAAATGGGTTCCATCCCAGTACCAGTACATCTGCAGTGAACATTTTACTCCTGAAAGCTTTGAATGGAGGTGGGGGACACGATACTTGAAGGCAGGTGCCAAACCTACAATTTTTTCTTTTCCGGAGCAGCCTACG CAGAAAAGGAAAGCTGTTGCTCGATCAAATGGAAATAAACGGCAAAAAAAGAGGTTGGAAGCTCAAACCAATGAAGAAGAACCACTGCAGCAAGAGCAAACTGTTCCAGTCCAGTCTCCTGATTCAAAAGCACTTACAGTCCTAACCATGTCATCAGAATCGACTTGTTTAACTGAGGTAACTGCATCTGCATCAATAATTGAGTTTGATAAGGTTGTCATGTCCTCTGTGGATCCTTGTGACAAATGTATATCTGAAACTATTACACCATCTACCACAGCTTTATCAAATGAGGTAGTGAATTCCTTTAATCCACTTCAGATGAATAAAGATGGACCATCTCATACTTTACTagaagagcagtcagtgttaccattTGAAAATGTTGCAGCAATTGAAACTGTGCAACTTGCATCAACGCTGGCATCAATTGAAACCGAAGGAATTACTGCAATAATGCCATCTGTCAAAACTTTACAGTTTACGCCGATGCAAACATGTGATGATTCAGAATCTGAGTTAACATTAATAGAAATAGTATTACCGGAACAAGACCAACAAAATGTTGAGACATTGTCAGCCATCCAGCAAAACCCTCCAACACCAGAACTTTCAACCATTGTAACATCTGCTTTTAAGAATGTTACTGCTTTAGCTGTAGATTCAACTTCACAAGTGTTATCACCCACGAACCTGTCTTCTCAGACATCTCAATTACTGACTGCTGCAGCTGAGCCATTGAAAGCTGTCTCTACTTTTCAAACAGAAGTAACGTTGCCCTCTACACTCATTATGCCAATTATCTCAACTCCACCAGTTGACCAGAACCACACAGCTACCCCTCCTGCACCAGTTATTGCAGCGGCAGAAACGGTCTTGACCACACAAAGTGATACGCAGGAAGTACAAGATGAACATTCGTATCACAAAAACGATCTCACCATTGAACAACTTGAAGAGATTGTTGCTACCCTGCAGAAAAAAGTAAAAGTTATACAGCAGCGAGAGAGGAGGAATTCAGCCCGGCTGAAAGCCATGGAAAATCTTGTGGACCAACTGAAAAAGGAGAATGTTATTTCAGAGGAGAAGTTAAAAATAATGGAGATG GCAGAGGTGTGA
- the LOC116967891 gene encoding THAP domain-containing protein 5-like isoform X4: MPKNCAVRECTRHAGQLAADNRRISFYKFPSNDKERLAQWLSNMKREKWVPSQYQYICSEHFTPESFEWRWGTRYLKKRKAVARSNGNKRQKKRLEAQTNEEEPLQQEQTVPVQSPDSKALTVLTMSSESTCLTEVTASASIIEFDKVVMSSVDPCDKCISETITPSTTALSNEVVNSFNPLQMNKDGPSHTLLEEQSVLPFENVAAIETVQLASTLASIETEGITAIMPSVKTLQFTPMQTCDDSESELTLIEIVLPEQDQQNVETLSAIQQNPPTPELSTIVTSAFKNVTALAVDSTSQVLSPTNLSSQTSQLLTAAAEPLKAVSTFQTEVTLPSTLIMPIISTPPVDQNHTATPPAPVIAAAETVLTTQSDTQEVQDEHSYHKNDLTIEQLEEIVATLQKKVKVIQQRERRNSARLKAMENLVDQLKKENVISEEKLKIMEMTCSQTNAQVINPSNTVMVICEDNGNLIYTLQESPIEDDDDVL, encoded by the exons GTTTCCATCGAATGACAAAGAAAGACTCGCGCAATGGCTTTCAAATATGAAAAGGGAGAAATGGGTTCCATCCCAGTACCAGTACATCTGCAGTGAACATTTTACTCCTGAAAGCTTTGAATGGAGGTGGGGGACACGATACTTGAAG AAAAGGAAAGCTGTTGCTCGATCAAATGGAAATAAACGGCAAAAAAAGAGGTTGGAAGCTCAAACCAATGAAGAAGAACCACTGCAGCAAGAGCAAACTGTTCCAGTCCAGTCTCCTGATTCAAAAGCACTTACAGTCCTAACCATGTCATCAGAATCGACTTGTTTAACTGAGGTAACTGCATCTGCATCAATAATTGAGTTTGATAAGGTTGTCATGTCCTCTGTGGATCCTTGTGACAAATGTATATCTGAAACTATTACACCATCTACCACAGCTTTATCAAATGAGGTAGTGAATTCCTTTAATCCACTTCAGATGAATAAAGATGGACCATCTCATACTTTACTagaagagcagtcagtgttaccattTGAAAATGTTGCAGCAATTGAAACTGTGCAACTTGCATCAACGCTGGCATCAATTGAAACCGAAGGAATTACTGCAATAATGCCATCTGTCAAAACTTTACAGTTTACGCCGATGCAAACATGTGATGATTCAGAATCTGAGTTAACATTAATAGAAATAGTATTACCGGAACAAGACCAACAAAATGTTGAGACATTGTCAGCCATCCAGCAAAACCCTCCAACACCAGAACTTTCAACCATTGTAACATCTGCTTTTAAGAATGTTACTGCTTTAGCTGTAGATTCAACTTCACAAGTGTTATCACCCACGAACCTGTCTTCTCAGACATCTCAATTACTGACTGCTGCAGCTGAGCCATTGAAAGCTGTCTCTACTTTTCAAACAGAAGTAACGTTGCCCTCTACACTCATTATGCCAATTATCTCAACTCCACCAGTTGACCAGAACCACACAGCTACCCCTCCTGCACCAGTTATTGCAGCGGCAGAAACGGTCTTGACCACACAAAGTGATACGCAGGAAGTACAAGATGAACATTCGTATCACAAAAACGATCTCACCATTGAACAACTTGAAGAGATTGTTGCTACCCTGCAGAAAAAAGTAAAAGTTATACAGCAGCGAGAGAGGAGGAATTCAGCCCGGCTGAAAGCCATGGAAAATCTTGTGGACCAACTGAAAAAGGAGAATGTTATTTCAGAGGAGAAGTTAAAAATAATGGAGATG ACTTGCTCACAGACAAATGCTCAGGTTATTAATCCCTCCAATACGGTCATGGTTATTTGTGAAGACAATGGCAATCTGATTTATACACTTCAGGAGTCACCAattgaagatgatgatgatgttcTTTGA
- the LOC116967891 gene encoding THAP domain-containing protein 5-like isoform X2: protein MPKNCAVRECTRHAGQLAADNRRISFYKFPSNDKERLAQWLSNMKREKWVPSQYQYICSEHFTPESFEWRWGTRYLKAGAKPTIFSFPEQPTKRKAVARSNGNKRQKKRLEAQTNEEEPLQQEQTVPVQSPDSKALTVLTMSSESTCLTEVTASASIIEFDKVVMSSVDPCDKCISETITPSTTALSNEVVNSFNPLQMNKDGPSHTLLEEQSVLPFENVAAIETVQLASTLASIETEGITAIMPSVKTLQFTPMQTCDDSESELTLIEIVLPEQDQQNVETLSAIQQNPPTPELSTIVTSAFKNVTALAVDSTSQVLSPTNLSSQTSQLLTAAAEPLKAVSTFQTEVTLPSTLIMPIISTPPVDQNHTATPPAPVIAAAETVLTTQSDTQEVQDEHSYHKNDLTIEQLEEIVATLQKKVKVIQQRERRNSARLKAMENLVDQLKKENVISEEKLKIMEMTCSQTNAQVINPSNTVMVICEDNGNLIYTLQESPIEDDDDVL from the exons GTTTCCATCGAATGACAAAGAAAGACTCGCGCAATGGCTTTCAAATATGAAAAGGGAGAAATGGGTTCCATCCCAGTACCAGTACATCTGCAGTGAACATTTTACTCCTGAAAGCTTTGAATGGAGGTGGGGGACACGATACTTGAAGGCAGGTGCCAAACCTACAATTTTTTCTTTTCCGGAGCAGCCTACG AAAAGGAAAGCTGTTGCTCGATCAAATGGAAATAAACGGCAAAAAAAGAGGTTGGAAGCTCAAACCAATGAAGAAGAACCACTGCAGCAAGAGCAAACTGTTCCAGTCCAGTCTCCTGATTCAAAAGCACTTACAGTCCTAACCATGTCATCAGAATCGACTTGTTTAACTGAGGTAACTGCATCTGCATCAATAATTGAGTTTGATAAGGTTGTCATGTCCTCTGTGGATCCTTGTGACAAATGTATATCTGAAACTATTACACCATCTACCACAGCTTTATCAAATGAGGTAGTGAATTCCTTTAATCCACTTCAGATGAATAAAGATGGACCATCTCATACTTTACTagaagagcagtcagtgttaccattTGAAAATGTTGCAGCAATTGAAACTGTGCAACTTGCATCAACGCTGGCATCAATTGAAACCGAAGGAATTACTGCAATAATGCCATCTGTCAAAACTTTACAGTTTACGCCGATGCAAACATGTGATGATTCAGAATCTGAGTTAACATTAATAGAAATAGTATTACCGGAACAAGACCAACAAAATGTTGAGACATTGTCAGCCATCCAGCAAAACCCTCCAACACCAGAACTTTCAACCATTGTAACATCTGCTTTTAAGAATGTTACTGCTTTAGCTGTAGATTCAACTTCACAAGTGTTATCACCCACGAACCTGTCTTCTCAGACATCTCAATTACTGACTGCTGCAGCTGAGCCATTGAAAGCTGTCTCTACTTTTCAAACAGAAGTAACGTTGCCCTCTACACTCATTATGCCAATTATCTCAACTCCACCAGTTGACCAGAACCACACAGCTACCCCTCCTGCACCAGTTATTGCAGCGGCAGAAACGGTCTTGACCACACAAAGTGATACGCAGGAAGTACAAGATGAACATTCGTATCACAAAAACGATCTCACCATTGAACAACTTGAAGAGATTGTTGCTACCCTGCAGAAAAAAGTAAAAGTTATACAGCAGCGAGAGAGGAGGAATTCAGCCCGGCTGAAAGCCATGGAAAATCTTGTGGACCAACTGAAAAAGGAGAATGTTATTTCAGAGGAGAAGTTAAAAATAATGGAGATG ACTTGCTCACAGACAAATGCTCAGGTTATTAATCCCTCCAATACGGTCATGGTTATTTGTGAAGACAATGGCAATCTGATTTATACACTTCAGGAGTCACCAattgaagatgatgatgatgttcTTTGA
- the LOC116967891 gene encoding THAP domain-containing protein 5-like isoform X1, whose amino-acid sequence MPKNCAVRECTRHAGQLAADNRRISFYKFPSNDKERLAQWLSNMKREKWVPSQYQYICSEHFTPESFEWRWGTRYLKAGAKPTIFSFPEQPTQKRKAVARSNGNKRQKKRLEAQTNEEEPLQQEQTVPVQSPDSKALTVLTMSSESTCLTEVTASASIIEFDKVVMSSVDPCDKCISETITPSTTALSNEVVNSFNPLQMNKDGPSHTLLEEQSVLPFENVAAIETVQLASTLASIETEGITAIMPSVKTLQFTPMQTCDDSESELTLIEIVLPEQDQQNVETLSAIQQNPPTPELSTIVTSAFKNVTALAVDSTSQVLSPTNLSSQTSQLLTAAAEPLKAVSTFQTEVTLPSTLIMPIISTPPVDQNHTATPPAPVIAAAETVLTTQSDTQEVQDEHSYHKNDLTIEQLEEIVATLQKKVKVIQQRERRNSARLKAMENLVDQLKKENVISEEKLKIMEMTCSQTNAQVINPSNTVMVICEDNGNLIYTLQESPIEDDDDVL is encoded by the exons GTTTCCATCGAATGACAAAGAAAGACTCGCGCAATGGCTTTCAAATATGAAAAGGGAGAAATGGGTTCCATCCCAGTACCAGTACATCTGCAGTGAACATTTTACTCCTGAAAGCTTTGAATGGAGGTGGGGGACACGATACTTGAAGGCAGGTGCCAAACCTACAATTTTTTCTTTTCCGGAGCAGCCTACG CAGAAAAGGAAAGCTGTTGCTCGATCAAATGGAAATAAACGGCAAAAAAAGAGGTTGGAAGCTCAAACCAATGAAGAAGAACCACTGCAGCAAGAGCAAACTGTTCCAGTCCAGTCTCCTGATTCAAAAGCACTTACAGTCCTAACCATGTCATCAGAATCGACTTGTTTAACTGAGGTAACTGCATCTGCATCAATAATTGAGTTTGATAAGGTTGTCATGTCCTCTGTGGATCCTTGTGACAAATGTATATCTGAAACTATTACACCATCTACCACAGCTTTATCAAATGAGGTAGTGAATTCCTTTAATCCACTTCAGATGAATAAAGATGGACCATCTCATACTTTACTagaagagcagtcagtgttaccattTGAAAATGTTGCAGCAATTGAAACTGTGCAACTTGCATCAACGCTGGCATCAATTGAAACCGAAGGAATTACTGCAATAATGCCATCTGTCAAAACTTTACAGTTTACGCCGATGCAAACATGTGATGATTCAGAATCTGAGTTAACATTAATAGAAATAGTATTACCGGAACAAGACCAACAAAATGTTGAGACATTGTCAGCCATCCAGCAAAACCCTCCAACACCAGAACTTTCAACCATTGTAACATCTGCTTTTAAGAATGTTACTGCTTTAGCTGTAGATTCAACTTCACAAGTGTTATCACCCACGAACCTGTCTTCTCAGACATCTCAATTACTGACTGCTGCAGCTGAGCCATTGAAAGCTGTCTCTACTTTTCAAACAGAAGTAACGTTGCCCTCTACACTCATTATGCCAATTATCTCAACTCCACCAGTTGACCAGAACCACACAGCTACCCCTCCTGCACCAGTTATTGCAGCGGCAGAAACGGTCTTGACCACACAAAGTGATACGCAGGAAGTACAAGATGAACATTCGTATCACAAAAACGATCTCACCATTGAACAACTTGAAGAGATTGTTGCTACCCTGCAGAAAAAAGTAAAAGTTATACAGCAGCGAGAGAGGAGGAATTCAGCCCGGCTGAAAGCCATGGAAAATCTTGTGGACCAACTGAAAAAGGAGAATGTTATTTCAGAGGAGAAGTTAAAAATAATGGAGATG ACTTGCTCACAGACAAATGCTCAGGTTATTAATCCCTCCAATACGGTCATGGTTATTTGTGAAGACAATGGCAATCTGATTTATACACTTCAGGAGTCACCAattgaagatgatgatgatgttcTTTGA
- the LOC116967891 gene encoding THAP domain-containing protein 5-like isoform X6: MKREKWVPSQYQYICSEHFTPESFEWRWGTRYLKAGAKPTIFSFPEQPTQKRKAVARSNGNKRQKKRLEAQTNEEEPLQQEQTVPVQSPDSKALTVLTMSSESTCLTEVTASASIIEFDKVVMSSVDPCDKCISETITPSTTALSNEVVNSFNPLQMNKDGPSHTLLEEQSVLPFENVAAIETVQLASTLASIETEGITAIMPSVKTLQFTPMQTCDDSESELTLIEIVLPEQDQQNVETLSAIQQNPPTPELSTIVTSAFKNVTALAVDSTSQVLSPTNLSSQTSQLLTAAAEPLKAVSTFQTEVTLPSTLIMPIISTPPVDQNHTATPPAPVIAAAETVLTTQSDTQEVQDEHSYHKNDLTIEQLEEIVATLQKKVKVIQQRERRNSARLKAMENLVDQLKKENVISEEKLKIMEMTCSQTNAQVINPSNTVMVICEDNGNLIYTLQESPIEDDDDVL, from the exons ATGAAAAGGGAGAAATGGGTTCCATCCCAGTACCAGTACATCTGCAGTGAACATTTTACTCCTGAAAGCTTTGAATGGAGGTGGGGGACACGATACTTGAAGGCAGGTGCCAAACCTACAATTTTTTCTTTTCCGGAGCAGCCTACG CAGAAAAGGAAAGCTGTTGCTCGATCAAATGGAAATAAACGGCAAAAAAAGAGGTTGGAAGCTCAAACCAATGAAGAAGAACCACTGCAGCAAGAGCAAACTGTTCCAGTCCAGTCTCCTGATTCAAAAGCACTTACAGTCCTAACCATGTCATCAGAATCGACTTGTTTAACTGAGGTAACTGCATCTGCATCAATAATTGAGTTTGATAAGGTTGTCATGTCCTCTGTGGATCCTTGTGACAAATGTATATCTGAAACTATTACACCATCTACCACAGCTTTATCAAATGAGGTAGTGAATTCCTTTAATCCACTTCAGATGAATAAAGATGGACCATCTCATACTTTACTagaagagcagtcagtgttaccattTGAAAATGTTGCAGCAATTGAAACTGTGCAACTTGCATCAACGCTGGCATCAATTGAAACCGAAGGAATTACTGCAATAATGCCATCTGTCAAAACTTTACAGTTTACGCCGATGCAAACATGTGATGATTCAGAATCTGAGTTAACATTAATAGAAATAGTATTACCGGAACAAGACCAACAAAATGTTGAGACATTGTCAGCCATCCAGCAAAACCCTCCAACACCAGAACTTTCAACCATTGTAACATCTGCTTTTAAGAATGTTACTGCTTTAGCTGTAGATTCAACTTCACAAGTGTTATCACCCACGAACCTGTCTTCTCAGACATCTCAATTACTGACTGCTGCAGCTGAGCCATTGAAAGCTGTCTCTACTTTTCAAACAGAAGTAACGTTGCCCTCTACACTCATTATGCCAATTATCTCAACTCCACCAGTTGACCAGAACCACACAGCTACCCCTCCTGCACCAGTTATTGCAGCGGCAGAAACGGTCTTGACCACACAAAGTGATACGCAGGAAGTACAAGATGAACATTCGTATCACAAAAACGATCTCACCATTGAACAACTTGAAGAGATTGTTGCTACCCTGCAGAAAAAAGTAAAAGTTATACAGCAGCGAGAGAGGAGGAATTCAGCCCGGCTGAAAGCCATGGAAAATCTTGTGGACCAACTGAAAAAGGAGAATGTTATTTCAGAGGAGAAGTTAAAAATAATGGAGATG ACTTGCTCACAGACAAATGCTCAGGTTATTAATCCCTCCAATACGGTCATGGTTATTTGTGAAGACAATGGCAATCTGATTTATACACTTCAGGAGTCACCAattgaagatgatgatgatgttcTTTGA
- the LOC116967891 gene encoding THAP domain-containing protein 5-like isoform X3, with protein sequence MPKNCAVRECTRHAGQLAADNRRISFYKFPSNDKERLAQWLSNMKREKWVPSQYQYICSEHFTPESFEWRWGTRYLKQKRKAVARSNGNKRQKKRLEAQTNEEEPLQQEQTVPVQSPDSKALTVLTMSSESTCLTEVTASASIIEFDKVVMSSVDPCDKCISETITPSTTALSNEVVNSFNPLQMNKDGPSHTLLEEQSVLPFENVAAIETVQLASTLASIETEGITAIMPSVKTLQFTPMQTCDDSESELTLIEIVLPEQDQQNVETLSAIQQNPPTPELSTIVTSAFKNVTALAVDSTSQVLSPTNLSSQTSQLLTAAAEPLKAVSTFQTEVTLPSTLIMPIISTPPVDQNHTATPPAPVIAAAETVLTTQSDTQEVQDEHSYHKNDLTIEQLEEIVATLQKKVKVIQQRERRNSARLKAMENLVDQLKKENVISEEKLKIMEMTCSQTNAQVINPSNTVMVICEDNGNLIYTLQESPIEDDDDVL encoded by the exons GTTTCCATCGAATGACAAAGAAAGACTCGCGCAATGGCTTTCAAATATGAAAAGGGAGAAATGGGTTCCATCCCAGTACCAGTACATCTGCAGTGAACATTTTACTCCTGAAAGCTTTGAATGGAGGTGGGGGACACGATACTTGAAG CAGAAAAGGAAAGCTGTTGCTCGATCAAATGGAAATAAACGGCAAAAAAAGAGGTTGGAAGCTCAAACCAATGAAGAAGAACCACTGCAGCAAGAGCAAACTGTTCCAGTCCAGTCTCCTGATTCAAAAGCACTTACAGTCCTAACCATGTCATCAGAATCGACTTGTTTAACTGAGGTAACTGCATCTGCATCAATAATTGAGTTTGATAAGGTTGTCATGTCCTCTGTGGATCCTTGTGACAAATGTATATCTGAAACTATTACACCATCTACCACAGCTTTATCAAATGAGGTAGTGAATTCCTTTAATCCACTTCAGATGAATAAAGATGGACCATCTCATACTTTACTagaagagcagtcagtgttaccattTGAAAATGTTGCAGCAATTGAAACTGTGCAACTTGCATCAACGCTGGCATCAATTGAAACCGAAGGAATTACTGCAATAATGCCATCTGTCAAAACTTTACAGTTTACGCCGATGCAAACATGTGATGATTCAGAATCTGAGTTAACATTAATAGAAATAGTATTACCGGAACAAGACCAACAAAATGTTGAGACATTGTCAGCCATCCAGCAAAACCCTCCAACACCAGAACTTTCAACCATTGTAACATCTGCTTTTAAGAATGTTACTGCTTTAGCTGTAGATTCAACTTCACAAGTGTTATCACCCACGAACCTGTCTTCTCAGACATCTCAATTACTGACTGCTGCAGCTGAGCCATTGAAAGCTGTCTCTACTTTTCAAACAGAAGTAACGTTGCCCTCTACACTCATTATGCCAATTATCTCAACTCCACCAGTTGACCAGAACCACACAGCTACCCCTCCTGCACCAGTTATTGCAGCGGCAGAAACGGTCTTGACCACACAAAGTGATACGCAGGAAGTACAAGATGAACATTCGTATCACAAAAACGATCTCACCATTGAACAACTTGAAGAGATTGTTGCTACCCTGCAGAAAAAAGTAAAAGTTATACAGCAGCGAGAGAGGAGGAATTCAGCCCGGCTGAAAGCCATGGAAAATCTTGTGGACCAACTGAAAAAGGAGAATGTTATTTCAGAGGAGAAGTTAAAAATAATGGAGATG ACTTGCTCACAGACAAATGCTCAGGTTATTAATCCCTCCAATACGGTCATGGTTATTTGTGAAGACAATGGCAATCTGATTTATACACTTCAGGAGTCACCAattgaagatgatgatgatgttcTTTGA